One region of Quercus lobata isolate SW786 chromosome 2, ValleyOak3.0 Primary Assembly, whole genome shotgun sequence genomic DNA includes:
- the LOC115963837 gene encoding uncharacterized protein LOC115963837, with the protein MSGDPLRHNQSLHCQYHQDRGHTTEDCRTLWNHLEQLVKEGKLQQFLYRPNELGDQSRSGAQGNASLRPPLGTINVIFAAPGRTGSQPDRMMSVARSLTEDPNSEPKRARLEIRPSLSFLDEDKIGTIQPHDDALVVTLGIAGYDVKMVMVDQGSCVEVMYPDLYRGLNLKFEDLTAYDSPLAGLEVVEVDFIVVDAYSPYTAIVARSWLHTLGVVSSNLYQKVKYPSGDRIEELVGNQSMARQCLVSTILHQPAAESSAMVKEGL; encoded by the exons atgaGTGGAGATCCTTTGAGGCACAACCAAAGTCTCCATTGCCAGTACCACCAAGACCGAGGACATACCACCGAGGATTGCCGAACATTGTGGAACCATCTGGAGCAACTGGTTAAGGAGGGGAAGTTACAACAATTTCTGTATCGACCCAACGAATTGGGGGACCAGTCAAGATCAGGGGCTCAGGGGAATGCTTCTTTAAGGCCCCCGTTAGGTacaattaatgtcatttttGCTGCGCCTGGGAGAACTGGTTCTCAACCTGACAGGATGATGTCTGTGGCCAGGTCATTGACCGAGGATCCTAACTCCGAGCCGAAGAGAGCTAGATTGGAAATCCGACCTTCATTGAGTTTCTTAGACGAAGACAAGATTGGAACTATCCAACCACATGATGACGCTTTAGTGGTCACCCTTGGAATAGCGGGGTATGATGTGAAAATGGTAATGGTAGACCAGGGCAGTTGTGTAGAAGTCATGTATCCTGACTTGTACAGAGGActaaacttaaaatttgaagACTTGACAGCTTACGATTCGCCTTTG GCCGGTTTAGAGGTAGTGGAAGTGGACTTCATAGTGGTGGATGCGTATTCCCCCTACACGGCTATTGTGGCCAGATCCTGGCTTCACACTTTGGGTGTTGTTTCATCAAATTTgtatcagaaggtgaagtatccatcCGGAGACCGGATTGAGGAGCTGGTAGGGAACCAATCCATGGCTAGGCAGTGCCTCGTGTCTACAATTTTGCATCAGCCAGCAGCTGAGTCCTCGGCTATGGTTAAGGAaggtttatag